GTCGATGTGTCCAAGGGGAAGATTGCCCCGCTGGATGCTTTCCTGAAGCCTAAAAAGGTCGAAAATACCGAAATTAGAGAGAGCAAAGCGGTCGGGAAAGCCGCTCCCCAGGCATCGGAAGAAAAATCAGCCGAAAAGCCGAAAGAAACGACCGAAGAGCTTCCGATAAAGCCCATCTTTGTGAGAAAGCCGAAGGGCATAGTGGTCTACGTCGATTCCCGCGAGCTGAGGAGCGGTGTTCCGAAGCACCTCAGGGAGCTGGGCGCCGAGGTCGAGGTGAGAACCCTCGACGTTGCAGACTACGTTGTGAGCGAAGAGGTGGGCATAGAGCGGAAGAGCGCCAACGACTTCATCCAGTCGATAATTGACGGGAGGCTCTTTGACCAGGTTGAGAGGCTGAAGAGGGCCTACGAGAAGCCGGTAATCATCATTGAGGGGGAGCTGTACGGCATAAGGAACGTCCACCCCAACGCAATACGGGGAGCGATAGCGGCGGTGACCCTTGACTGGGGAGTTCCAATATTGTTCTCATCAGGGCCGGAAGAGACCGCCCAGTTTATCTACCTCATGGCAAAGCGCGAGCAGGAGGAGAGGAAGAAGGAAGTCCGGTTGAGGAGCGAGAAGAAGGCGCTGACTCTAGCGGAGAGGCAGAGGCTCATAGTCGAGGGCCTTCCAAACGTCTCGGCGACGCTGGCTAAGAGGCTTTTAAAGCACTTTGGAAACGTCGAGAGGGTCTTCACGGCAACGGAGGAGGAGCTGAAGGAAGTTGAGGGAATCGGACCAAAGAAGGCGAGGGAGATAAGGAGGGTCATCACAGGCACCCTACGTTGAGGAAGAGGATAAGGCTTAAGTTTTCAAAAATTGTAGTAGAGACCGCCCCCGGGAAACCGCGGGGGATGAGCGCCTCGGCGAGCCGTGATTCCCCTTCGCTCCCCGGGGGCACACTTCAGCCGAACACGGCCCTAACGCCAGTTGCGGCAAATATCAGGAGTTCTATCATCTTGTAGGCCTCTTCCACGCTGTTTGTCTCAAATTCGACAGTCTTGCCGTCTATTCTTCTGACCAAGGGGCAAAGCTCGGCTGCGTCGGCAAAGCCGCTGTTCAGGAAGCGCACCCCTACTTTAACGGGCTTTTCCACGCTCAGGGGCTTTATAGCTCCTTCTTTCCAGCGCTTTACAGCCTCTTTTGTGCCTTTTATGAGGAGCTTATTTATTGCTTCCATTGAGGGGCTGATCGCGGAGTACCTTGAGAAGCTCTCCTTGAGGGGAACACCAACGGTCTTCGGAAGTGCATCTCTCACGTCACTTTCAAGCAGTGCCCTATCACCAGCGACTAGAATGACGGGGACGCCCCATTCTCCGAGCAGGTAAGCGTTCAGAAGGGTCTCGCTGACGGGTCTCCCGTTCACGGTTATCCAGTCTATTGTGGAGCCACTGTAGGTGTGGTCAAAAGTCGCCCTCCCCACTCCACTCCTGGCATGGTAGCCCAAGAAGAGTGCAACGTCGCTCCCCTTACTCCCTGCCACCATGCTCATCGGCCTCGGGAAGCCTCTAACGAGCTTCACAAAGCCGGGCATCTCCTCGGGGATGATGTTCACCATGGGGCCGTGACTGTCGGCGACAACGACTTCCTCAAAGCCAAGCTCGTGGAGTGTCATTGCTGTGATCTTAACAACCTCTGTCGCTATTTTCCTAGCTTCGCCATAGAGCGCCTTCTTTACGCTCAGGTGTTCGGGACTGACGACGTGGGGCAGGCCCTCAAGGTCGAGGGATATGAAAGCTCTCATCGGTACCACCTTTTTTCTGCAAGGATCGGGACAATAAATCCCTTTTGATCGAGGGATAACTACCGGGAATATCCCGCGGGCAACCCAACAACTGCCGCTTATGAAAAAGGTTTTATATGCCTTCCTTCATAAAATAGAGTGGTGATACGTATGCAAATCGTCGAAATAGACATAAAGCTCCCCTACAAGGAGAGGGGGGTCATACTGTCGAAGATCGTTTCCAAGTTTGGTGGCAGGATAAAGGACATACACTTCCACCCGCCCGATCCAAAGGGCATCGGAGAAGTTAGAGTTGAGCTGGAAGTAGAAAACGGAAAGAGCATAATCTCAGAGCTTAAGAGGCTCCTGAAAGGTGGTAGATTCTCCTTCAGGATACTCAGCGAGGCTTGATTTCTGCCTTTCTTATCTCTCCGGTTCAAGTTTTCGAGTTCCGGATTTTTGCCACTAAGCTCAACGGCAGCAGTGACAGCAACGCCAGAACTCCAACTCCACATATACCCTCATTCTTGGACGTTGATGAACTACTGCTTTCAGTCTTCTTGGTCGTGGAGCTGGAGTAATCAGTGTAATTCGTCTCCCTGGGAGTGGAAGTTGTAGAAGATTCAGAAGATTCCACAGTCCAGTTCTCGTGAACCGCCGGACAGGAACAGCAGTGAACGTCCCGGTATTTGACGGGAGCAGGAATAACCGTTACCCCCTCCTCGGACACGTGAATCAGCGGGAGTTCTCTAAGGGTGTTGTTCTCGTAGAGGTATATTGAAACGTTCATCGGTCTCGGAGGGTATTTTTTAGTAAGGTACGGGGGGCTAAATATGAATCTATAATCTCCGCTGTGAAACGTGTAGTTATCCTCCACCCACATGCTCCCGTTGAAATAGGCTATCCCTCTCCCAGGAGGCACGATCAAAAGTCCATCTCCCATGGTTATCGCACAGGAGTCGTTGACCGGCTGAAGTCTTGACTTCAACTCTTCCTCCAAGGGGATTCTGTACTTTGACGAAACGACGATCCAGTCACCCTCAATTTTCAGGGGCAGACACTTCCGGTTCCTGAGAGTGAAGAAATCAAACGGTAGCAAGTTATGCAACCAGGCATCGTAAGGGCTGAACTTGTCCTCAAGGCTCAAGTTCTTCTCGTTCCCAACGGCCACCAACTTAATGGATTCATCCACCCTGTACAGGCTTCTGTTTCCTATGGGATACTCGTAAATCAGAACGTAAGGCATTGAAATGTTAAGATCCCCCTGCTGGGGCACTTCTCCAATCTTCTGGATTGCACCGTTGCAGTAGCGGATTACCGTTAAATGATCAGCGCAGGGAGGATGCTTCATTGGAAAACTCGTGTTGGTGGAGGCTGGAAGGAAAAGATACAGCCAGCCCTTATAAAAAGCCAGGGGTGGCAGCTCGAACCCCGAAAAAGCCATGTAATCAACGTAGTAGGCACCGCTCTCATTGACATAGAAGATGAAATAAGTCCAAAGGTCAATGGGCATGAGAGTTACGGGGTCGTACTCTGTAGTGAGACCGGCTTCTTCGTAATAATCGTATTCGACTCCCACAAGGGCTCCTTTGGAGTCAGCGTAGATCACGAAGGGCTGGAGCGAAATCCCCCAGGGATAGTTGGAGTACTCCTGGGCGGATACATTCTGGAGGGACAAGACAAGAAGAAGGAAAATGGAAAGCGCTCCAGCTGGCTTTAGCTTAGACATAATCGCACACCCCGTTCAGGTATTCCAGGGCTTCCACCCTTACATCATAATAATAGGCCCTTCTTGGAGGCTTTCCTAGAACCTGGACGTAGTCGCAGGCCCTCTGGCGGTACACAGGGTTGTTGAGGACTGCCCCATCGCATTCAAACTCGTAATAGATGTTGTCAACGCCTCTGTAATTGCGGAGGTTCTCTTTGGCATCGTCAACATACATCTTCCACTGTTTTAGTGTGTCACTGTTGGCTGGGAGAAGCTCTCCCTTGTAGTAATTGGGTTGTAGAAACACCCAATCGAAGTAGTATGCGGCGTGGTGGTTGTATGAATCTTTTTTAAATACCCTCTTCCCTTCTATTTCTGATTTAGTAGTATAATGCATGTAAGGTATCCATATGAACTCAAAGCCGGCTTCGTGTATCCTGTTGGCCAGTTCAGAGATCACGGTCTCCCAGGAAGCTCCCACTGCTTTGGCCTCGAACATCATTGGGCACTCGTAATTCCAGTAGAACCCTCTGAGGTTGTAGTCTGAGGAGATTACGAACACATCAATCCATCGCTTCCAGTAGTCCGGTCCCCTTGGAGTGTCCGATCTGTACTTGTAGTAGGGTATCTCAACGTAGTAAGGCATGGTCACGTTCTCGCTCAGAAATTCCGAGAGGGTGTATGCATCTTCTCCGGGGTCACCGGTGTAGATCATGGACTTACCCTCTATGCCCCAACCGGTATCGAGGATAACAAGGCTGTCAATCCCCACTTCCCTCAGCTTCTCCTGCACGGTGCTCATGGTGGTGTCTCCGTGATACTTCATGAGGCTCCTGAAGTCTCTTCCATCCCACTTAAGGTACCACAATCCAAACGTTCTCCCGTATCCCATTTTACAACCTCCAGATGGTCTTCAGAATTACATACACAAATTGAACTTATAACGTTTTCTATTCTGATTTTGCATACACTTCTAAATAGTAAGCAAAACTTGAAAATGCCAAGGGAAGAAAAGGGCTATCCCTTAACGCCCCTGTTCAGCTCTTCCAGCTTTTCTCTGGCTTTTTCAACGGAGCCTGCCTTCTCTATTGCGGTCCCCGTGACAATAATATCGGCTCCAGCCTTTACGGCAGCCCTCGCCTGCTCCTCCGTTCTGATACCGCCGCCCACTATCAGTGGAACATCAATAACGCGCTTCACAAGGCCTATCATCTCGGGCGGAACTGGCTGAGGTGCACCGCTTCCCGCTTCGAGGTAGACGAGTCTCATCCCGAGGTACTGGCCGGCTAAAGCGTAGGCTGCTGCTATTTTCGGCTTGTGCCTTGGGATGGGCTTTGCGTCCCCGACCCAGCCCACGGTTTCTCCCGGCTCAATGATCAGATAGGCCATCGGGATCGGCTCTATGCCGTATCGCTTGACCTGAAAAGCTCCCAGCGCCTGGGCTCCCGTTATGAAGAACGGGTTCCGCGAGTTGAGAAGGCTCATGAAGAAAATCGCATCGGCGTACTTACTTATCCCGCCGTGTGAACCCGGAAACAGAATTACGGGAAGGTTCGAGCTTTCCTTTATGGCCCTAACAACGCTGTCGAGGACTTCCCCCTCGGCCCCAGTTGAGCCGCCAACCATTATCGCATCAACGCCAACTTCTTCGCTCATACTCGCCAGCTCTCCTGCAAGTTCGGGGGAAACGTCGTCTGGATCGAGGAGAACGAAGTGGAGCTTTTCCCTTTCCAGCTTCTCGTGGATGTAGGTTTCGACTTTTCCAAGCTTGAGCATACTTACACCCCCATAAACTTTCTGATGTCATCTTCACCCGTGGATTCGTCAATTAAGAGACAGTGCACGCCAAGACTATCAGCATGGGCACACATAGGTTTATCACGGGTTATTAGAGAGTATCCCCTCTCAAGGGCAAGGGCCAGGAAATAAGTATCAAATCCAGAGGGAGCCTCGGCAGACGCTATGGTCTTAGCGGTGTCAGATAATTTCTCTTCACCAATAATCTCAAAGGAGTTCTCAACGGCATTCCCAAGTCTCATTGCGAATTTTTGGTCGCCGCTTAGTCTTTTGGCAACACTAATAACTTCCACAACAGCAACTCTGGGGACTGCGACTTTCTTGTCCTTAGAAAGGGCCAGCACAAGGCGGCACTTATCAAGAATTCCCCTTCTCTGCTTCAATTGAGGATGATTCGAATTGTAAAAAAAGGCTCCTATAATGACGTTTGTATCAATAACGAACCCTCTTTCTCCCTCTAACATCGTCCAGCACTTCCTCGATATCTGTGTTAACGGGAATTCCCTCAACACTCTCCATTAAGTCCCAAATTGTTTCTCCAACAATAACTTTAACCTTGGCTCCCTTGGGGAGATTAACTTTCTTGAGGGGCCTAAACTTCTCCCCATCATAGACGGCCTCGATAACTGTCCCCATAGGTTTCCACCTTATTCCAATATTTCCTCGGCACTTTTAACGGTTTTCCAGCTGAGGCCAAGTCTGGTAAGAACTCCGACTAGGATTTTGTCAGGCTCCTCTTCGAAGCGGTAGAGGTTTGTGCTAACTCTGACGTCTCCAGCTCCGAAGCCTTCCACCGGCTCTCCAAACTTCGAGACCTCCAGCGAAAGCCTCTCCTCAAGTCTTTCTTCGCTCGGAATTAGATAGGCTCTCAAAAGTTCCGCCTCTTTGAGGAGGTAGTCAATGTGCCAGTGGAGCTTCTTGTCCTCTCTGAAGTGCCTTTCCACCCTCTTTTCGAGCGAGTTCATAGCGGAGCCGACGTAGACGTAGTAGCCCGCCTTTAAGGGAAACTCCCTGGCTTTAGTGCGGATGACTTTGTCGTTCTCCAGGAGGATTACGAGAAAGTAGGAACCCTTCATAGGTGGCAGTTTGCTGCAGGGTTTATAAAGAGTTCCACCGAGTCCTAAACAAAGGTGTTGATCATGGTCGAAGACAAAAAAAGAGAGGTCAAAAAGCGCCCCGTTGATGAGTTCGCGTGGCAGGAATACGACCTTGAAGAATTTAAAAGAACTTTTCCAGCCCTTGCGAGAGAGCTTGAGGAGGAACCTGGCCTGAGCATAGACGCCTACAGGACTTCCGAGGAGGAAGCCCTCGAAGAGGAAGAGCTTGAACTCCAGGACTTCTCCGGCTACAACCCGACGATAATCGACTTCCTGAGGCGGTGCGAAACCGACGATGAGGCTCTGGAGATAATCAACTGGATGGAGGAAAGAGGCGAGATAACCCACGAGATGGCGAAGGAGCTTAGGATAGTCCTGGCCAAAAAGGGAGTAAGGGCCTTCGGGCCGAAAAAGGAGTGGGGCTGGTACGAGAGACACGGCAGGCATTGAGATATCTTGTTCTTCCTGTTTTCTATGGGATTGTCAGCGCCCGCAACCCTTTAAAAGGCATTTTCCCAGTCCTGCCCGGTGGTGAGAATGCCAAGGATAGCGGTCATCGATTACGACAAGTGCAATCCGGATAAGTGCGGTCACTTCCTCTGTGAGAGAGTCTGCCCCGTGAACAGGATGGGCGGAGAGGCTATCATAATAGACGAGGAGAACTACCGCCCGATAATTCAGGAGGCGAGCTGTACGGGCTGTGGAATCTGCGTTCACAAGTGCCCGTTCAACGCGATAACGATAGTGAACCTTCCGGAGGAGCTTGAGGAAGGCTGCGTCCACCGCTACGGAATAAACGCCTTCGTCCTCTACCGCTTACCGGTAGTCAAGGAGGGTATGGTCGTCGGTGTCCTCGGTCCAAACGGAACCGGTAAGACGACGGCCGTTAAAATACTCTCGGGCCAGCTCATTCCGAACCTCTGCGGAAACAACGATAACTGGGACAACGTCATAAAGGCATTCCGCGGCAACGAGCTCCAGAACTACTTTGAGAAGCTCAAGAAGGGCGAGATAAGACCTATAGTCAAGCCGCAGTACGTTGACCTCATCCCAAAGGCCGTGAAGGGCAAAGTTAGAGACCTGCTCAAGAAGGCTGACGAGACCGGAAAGTTCGACGAAGTCGTCAAGGAGCTTGAGCTTGAGAATATCTTGGATAGGGAAATCCAGCAGTTATCGGGTGGTGAACTGCAGAGGGTTGCGATAGCAGCGGCCCTTCTCAGGAATGCCCACTTCTACTTCTTCGATGAGCCCTCAAGCTACCTCGACATAAGGCAGAGGCTCAGGATAGCGAAGACTATCAGGAGGCTCGCCGAGAGTGGAAAGAACGTTCTCACAGTCGAGCACGATTTAGCCCTGCTCGACTACATGAGCGACATAATCCACGTCGTCTACGGTAAACCGGGAGCCTACGGTATCTTCTCCCAGCCCAAATCAACGAGAAACGGAATAAATGAGTTCCTTAGGGGCTACCTGAGGGACGAGAACGTCCGCTTCAGGCCCTTCGAGATAACTTTCACCAAGACGGGTGAGAGAAAGGCCCAGGAGGGCGAGATACTCGTCCAGTACCCGAGGCTCGTAAAGGAGTATGAAAACGGCTCCTTCAGGCTTGAGGTCGAGGGAGGAGAGCTCTACGTTGGAGAAGTTGTTGGTATCGTCGGGCCGAACGGTATCGGAAAGACGACCTTCGTGAAGATGCTCGCCGGAGTTGAGAAACCCACAGAGGGAGAAGTTGACTGGTCGCTCACCGTCAGCTACAAGCCCCAGTACATCAAGACGGACTACGAGGGAACTGTCTTCGACCTTCTGAGCAAGATAGACGCCTCGAAGCTCATGAGCAACTTCTACAAGACTGAACTGCTCAACCCGCTCGGTATTCCCGACCTCTACGACAGACAGGTCAACGAGCTCTCCGGTGGCGAGTTGCAGAGAGTAGCCATAACCGCCTGCCTGATCAGGGATGCCGACATTTACCTCATCGACGAGCCTTCAGCCCATCTCGACGTCGAGCAGAGGCTGGCAGTATCAAAGGCCATCCGCTCGCTCATGGCCAAGAACGAGAAGACAGCGCTGATAGTCGAGCACGACGTCATGATGGTGGACTACCTCAGCGACCGCCTCATAGTCTTCGAGGGCGAGCCAGGAAAGTACGGAAGAGCACTCCCGCCGATGGGCATGAGGGAGGGAATGAACCGCTTTTTAGCCAACATCGGGATAACCTTCAGGCGCGACCCCGACACAGGAAGGCCGAGGGCCAACAAAGAGGGCTCAGTTAAGGACAGGGAGCAGAAGGAGAGGGGTGAGTACTACTACCTCTCAGCCTGAATTCACTCTTTTTCTGCCTTTTATTATCTCCATCTTGCGAAACCTATAAATTCCCCCAGACATTCTCCAGAAGGGGATGAAAAATGCTTCCACCAGGAAAACTACCTCCCGAGGCCCTTGAGAGGCTTTTTACCAAACTTGGCGCGAGCGACCCCCGGGTTCTGCTCGGCCCGGGTAAAGGAATAGATTTTGGAGCCGTTGACTTCGGCGAGAAAGCCTTAGTTGCCTCAACCGATCCGATAACTGGGGCGGTCGAGGACATCGGCTTCTACGCGGTTCATGTCAACGCCAATGACGTCGCCGTTGCGGGAGCGAGGCCAAAGTGGTTTTTAATCACGATACTCCTGCCCGAAGGGTCTGACGAGAGACTCCCGGAGAGGATAATGGACGAGATTGACAGAGAGGCAAAGAAGCTCGGTGTAGCGATTATCGGGGGCCACACCGAAGTAACCCCTGGTCTGGATAGGCCAATAGTCATTGGAACAATGCTTGGTGAAGTTGAGAGGGAAAAGCTTGTCAGGCCCGATGGGGCAAAGCCCGGTGACGCGATAGTCATGACGAAGTGGGCCGGGCTGGAGGGGACTTCAATAATAGCCCGCGAGAAGAGGGAAGAGCTAATCGGGGTATTCGGGAAGGACCTAGTTGAGAGGGCAGCCTCGCTTATAGACTACATCAGCGTCGTTCCTGAGGCGATCCTGGCGGCGGACTTTGGTGTCAACGCCATGCACGACCCAACGGAGGGAGGAATAGCCAACGGCCTCTACGAGATGGCGGATTCAGCCGGTTTGGGCTTCAGAGTTTTTCCCGACAAAATTCCTATACGGGATGAGACGAAGGCTATCTGCAGGTACTACAGCCTGAACCCACTAGCTCTCGTCGGTTCTGGTTCCCTCCTTATAGCGGTGAGCAGGGACCGTGCAAAGGCCCTCGTTGAGATACTCCTTTCGAGGGGGATAAACGCGGCCATCATCGGTGAGTTCCTAGCGGAGGAGAAAAGGGTCGCAGTCGTAAACGGGGAAGAAAGGCCCTTCCAGAGGCCAGAAACAGACGAACTTTGGAGAATCTTTGATGAGTAGCTATCTTATCTCAACTTCAACCTCTTTTACTTCCCCGTTTTCAAGTGTCCAGGCACGAAACTCTCCTGAAGGAGTCACTATGAGCCAGACGTTTCGCCACAGGTTCATGCCCCTGAGGTCTTTTTCTGAAGGGATTGGCGGGCACTTAAGGTGGGAGTGAAATACTCCAACGATTTCAAGCCCCTTCTTTTCAGCCTCGTCCAGAACCTCTGCAATTTCAAGGGGATCTATCTCAAATTCCACCGGTGAGTTGAGCCTGTTTCGGGTCTTCCTAGCTTCTTCCACGATTAGGACATTCCCTGCTTTTCTGCCAAGGAGGAATCCGCAAACTTCTATGGGGCTTTTCTTGGCAAGTTCAATGATCCTCTGGACGTCCTTTCGAGTCATAAAGAGCTTCATAACTCCACCGCCAGCTTGAGGCCTTCGTCCTCTTCGATCCCCCTGAGAATTGTGAGTATCTTTTCTTCGGGAATCTCTGTACTGCTCAGGAACTTTTTCACCTTTTTGATTTCTTCGGCCTTTCTCCCCTCTGAGCGGGCCTCAAGGTAGTCTAAAACAGCCAGAAGGATGCCTTTAAGCGTTCTATCCCCAAGAGGGACGGGCTTCCATCCGTTTTCATAAATGTAAAGGGCCTTCACAACTTCCCCGCCGCTTAAGGCTGAAACAGGCAATAAAGCTGGCCCCCTCGCCTGCAGGTAGTGGAGGAGGGAATCTCCCGAAAAACCCTCGGAGACAAGCGTGCTGTACGCTGCTTCCAGGGCTTTCAAGAGGGTCGCCAGCTTCTCAACCTTTGGCAGATTCTCCTTTGAGAGCATGGAGAGCTTGAGAACGGCCCTCTCCAGGGGTTCCTCCTCAAGGTTCACGACGAAGAGAACCCTGTCTTTCAGCGAAGTCCCCTCGGCGAAGGCCTTCAGGGCTATCCAGACTGCTCCGTTGCTCAGTATTCCGTATTTAACGCCCCTGCTGAAGCAATACCTTGCAAGCTGTCTCAGTGGTTCGTCCCGCTTCAGAATGTTAACGCCGAGGTTTTTAGCCTCAAGGAACGCAACCGTCTCACCGTTCAGAAAGAGCGCATAATCCGCTCTCCCGTCCTCGGTTCTCTCTTCCGGTCGAACTTCCTCAGGGTTGTTCCACTCCCAGCCGAGGGCCGTCATTATCTCCCCGATGAGGTGCTGTTTGACGGCCTCCTCATTTTTCTCATAGAGGGAGCGGTGTTTGCCAATGCGGGACATTACAGTAAGCACTGCACTCTCAAGCCCTAGCATCATAGCCCAGGCTCGTTTCATGACCTAAAAGCTTTTGTGGTCTAATGCCGTAAAATATACGGTGAGTGAGAATATGTGCAGGATACTCTTTGCCCGCGGTATTGGACAGGAAGTTGCACCCCTTTTTGATGCCCTGATAAAATCCGCACAAAACGACCCGTACCGGGAGAAGAGGAACAAGAAGACCCAGCACCCCGACGGCTGGGGGTACGTCCTTCTGAGGGAAGAAAACGTTACCCACTACAGATCGGTTTTACCAATATTCAACGATCCCAATGCTGAGAACCTGCTTAATTCCCTCACGGAAGAGGATTCCCAAGTCGTGCTGATGGCACACGCCCGGGCCGCTTCGCAGGGTGGAAAGACCCTCTTCAACGTTCAGCCGTTCCAGTTCTCCACAAGACACGGTTTCTCCTTCTGGTTCATGCACAACGGCGATCTGGACAAAGAAGCGCTCATCTGGAAAGCGGGGTTTAAGGGAGAAGAGCTAGTCAATGCCTCTGACAGCTACGTATTCGCGGCGTATCTCTCCAAAACCATAGACAATATCACACCCGAAGAGATTTCCAGGAGGTTCGTGCTTGGGCTGGAAACTACCAGAACCACGCTGAACACGGGAACACTGTTTTTACTGCCCGATGGAAGCTGGAGCGCGTTTATAACTGCCTACATGGTGAACAAGTATACAAACAGCCTCGATGACTGGAACTATGCCAGGCTCATAGAGCTCAAAGCCAATGACCTGTACGCAGTGGCTTCGTCCACGCTGGAGCTGTACCACGAAGCCCGGTGGAGAACTCTCAACAACGGGACTGCGATTTCAATAAGCGGGGATAAAATCGAACGCTTCTCCCTGGGTGATGCCTGTGGACCTTAGGGCGCCCATACGGGTGTATATGACTAAAAAGCTGATTGGAGTGAAGCCCGACGACACGGTGAAGAGGGCAGGGGAGGTAATGGTCGAGTTCGACATAGGCTCCCTCGTGGTCGTTGATGAAAACGGCGACGTCGTGGGCTTCCTGACAAAGGGAGACATCATAAGGCGGATGGTCATTCCCGGCCTGCCAAACACCACTCCCGTGAAGGAGATAATGACGAAAGACCTCGTAACCGTGCCCTCAACGGCCCCGCTGGGGGAAGTCCTCGATCTGCTCTCAAAGAAGGGCATCAAGCACGTCCTCGTGGAGGAGGAAGGAAAAATAGTGGGCATATTCTCGATAAGCGACCTCCTTGAGGCGAGCAGGAGAAGGCTTGAAACGGCCATAGCCGCGGAGTGATGGGTATGATACGGATAGCCCACATAAGCGACACCCACATCACCAACGAGGGAGCATTCAAGGGCTACGCCTTCGATCTCATCGTCGAGGAGATAAACAGGGGCAACTTCGACTTCGTCATCCACACAGGGGACATCACCAACCAGGGCCTCCGCGAGGAGTACGAGCAGGCGGCTTATCAGCTCAAGAAAATCCAAAAGCCGCTCGTTGTTCTGCCGGGCAACCACGACGTTAGGAACGTCGGTTACAAGCTCTTTGAGGACTTCATAGGACCTCTCAACGGCGTCTATGAGTTCAGGGACGGCGTCGTTATCTGGGTGGACTCGACTATTCCAGATCTGAGCGATGGAAGGATAGGCGGCCACAAGTTCCGCTGGCTTAAGGAGAGACTTGAGGAGTATTCCGACAGGAGGTTCAAGATCGTCGCTGCCCACCACCACCTCGTCCCGCTTCCCGACACTGGAAGGGAGAGAAACGTCCTGTTCAACGCGGGAGATGTTTTAGACCTCCTCTTAAGGCACGGGGTTACACTATACACCTGCGGCCACAAGCACGTGCCAAACGTCTACCGCGTTGAAGACCTCATAATAGACAACGCGGGATGTACCTCATGCAAAAAGACCAGGAAGGGTGATGTAAACAGCTACAACATAATAGAGCTCTACGACGACGGCAGGGTCAGGGTGACCATAAGGCGCGTCACGGGGGATGAGATCACAAAGGAGCACAAGCCCGTGAAGCCCAAGATATTCGTGCCCTCGGGAAGGAGGCTCTTCAGGATAGTCCAGATGAGCGAGAGCAACGTCTCCGACAGGGTTTACTTCAGGAGAAAGACCCTTGAGAACGTCGTCAGGATGATCAACGAGAGGCTCAGGCCTGACCTGGTGGTGCACAACGGCGACATGGTGGATGCGGGGATTGAAAGGTACTATGAGAGGGCCTACGAGTACTACAAGCTCGTTAAGCCGCAGAAAATCCTCGTTCCAGGCCACAACGACATAACTTACCTAGGACACGAGCTCTTCC
This sequence is a window from Thermococcus kodakarensis KOD1. Protein-coding genes within it:
- a CDS encoding AIR synthase family protein translates to MLPPGKLPPEALERLFTKLGASDPRVLLGPGKGIDFGAVDFGEKALVASTDPITGAVEDIGFYAVHVNANDVAVAGARPKWFLITILLPEGSDERLPERIMDEIDREAKKLGVAIIGGHTEVTPGLDRPIVIGTMLGEVEREKLVRPDGAKPGDAIVMTKWAGLEGTSIIAREKREELIGVFGKDLVERAASLIDYISVVPEAILAADFGVNAMHDPTEGGIANGLYEMADSAGLGFRVFPDKIPIRDETKAICRYYSLNPLALVGSGSLLIAVSRDRAKALVEILLSRGINAAIIGEFLAEEKRVAVVNGEERPFQRPETDELWRIFDE
- a CDS encoding M67 family metallopeptidase, giving the protein MKLFMTRKDVQRIIELAKKSPIEVCGFLLGRKAGNVLIVEEARKTRNRLNSPVEFEIDPLEIAEVLDEAEKKGLEIVGVFHSHLKCPPIPSEKDLRGMNLWRNVWLIVTPSGEFRAWTLENGEVKEVEVEIR
- a CDS encoding type I restriction endonuclease, encoding MLGLESAVLTVMSRIGKHRSLYEKNEEAVKQHLIGEIMTALGWEWNNPEEVRPEERTEDGRADYALFLNGETVAFLEAKNLGVNILKRDEPLRQLARYCFSRGVKYGILSNGAVWIALKAFAEGTSLKDRVLFVVNLEEEPLERAVLKLSMLSKENLPKVEKLATLLKALEAAYSTLVSEGFSGDSLLHYLQARGPALLPVSALSGGEVVKALYIYENGWKPVPLGDRTLKGILLAVLDYLEARSEGRKAEEIKKVKKFLSSTEIPEEKILTILRGIEEDEGLKLAVEL
- a CDS encoding class II glutamine amidotransferase, whose product is MSENMCRILFARGIGQEVAPLFDALIKSAQNDPYREKRNKKTQHPDGWGYVLLREENVTHYRSVLPIFNDPNAENLLNSLTEEDSQVVLMAHARAASQGGKTLFNVQPFQFSTRHGFSFWFMHNGDLDKEALIWKAGFKGEELVNASDSYVFAAYLSKTIDNITPEEISRRFVLGLETTRTTLNTGTLFLLPDGSWSAFITAYMVNKYTNSLDDWNYARLIELKANDLYAVASSTLELYHEARWRTLNNGTAISISGDKIERFSLGDACGP
- a CDS encoding CBS domain-containing protein, producing MDLRAPIRVYMTKKLIGVKPDDTVKRAGEVMVEFDIGSLVVVDENGDVVGFLTKGDIIRRMVIPGLPNTTPVKEIMTKDLVTVPSTAPLGEVLDLLSKKGIKHVLVEEEGKIVGIFSISDLLEASRRRLETAIAAE
- a CDS encoding metallophosphoesterase family protein, giving the protein MIRIAHISDTHITNEGAFKGYAFDLIVEEINRGNFDFVIHTGDITNQGLREEYEQAAYQLKKIQKPLVVLPGNHDVRNVGYKLFEDFIGPLNGVYEFRDGVVIWVDSTIPDLSDGRIGGHKFRWLKERLEEYSDRRFKIVAAHHHLVPLPDTGRERNVLFNAGDVLDLLLRHGVTLYTCGHKHVPNVYRVEDLIIDNAGCTSCKKTRKGDVNSYNIIELYDDGRVRVTIRRVTGDEITKEHKPVKPKIFVPSGRRLFRIVQMSESNVSDRVYFRRKTLENVVRMINERLRPDLVVHNGDMVDAGIERYYERAYEYYKLVKPQKILVPGHNDITYLGHELFQEYFGEPEVLELGDIVIIPVLSAQYETPIGVVGRMGQKKLRNTLREYEGKFRIVVMHHNVIPVPKSREIGFLEDAGDVLKVLTDEGTELVLTGHGGNAFGVKIENTPIVNAGSVSWELHRNPFGNSFNLVDIYTDMVVVWEVQSTWGSRKLLGIWKRKKH